The Cellulomonas sp. S1-8 genome has a window encoding:
- the xylB gene encoding xylulokinase: MTLVAGVDSSTQSCKVVVRDAQTGALVRQGRAKHPDGTEVHPHHWWDALQAAIADAGGLDDVEAISVGGQQHGMVVLDADGEVIREALLWNDTRSAQAAVDLITELGDGDVVAGAQAWASAIGSVPVASLTVTKLRWLRDTEPANAARVAAVALPHDWLTWKLAGGMAEVGLDGLVTDRSDASGTGYWSPFTEDYRTDLLELALGSVPRLPRVLAANEAGPVAPAFALKPVLGPGAGDNAAAALALGLLPGDVAVSLGTSGVVSAIASAPIADGTGLVTGFADATGSYLPLAVTLNASRVLDTACRMLGVDHPALSELALSAPAGADGLVHIPYLEGERTPNKPLSTGALHGMRMANTTPAHVARAAVEGMLCSLADGIDAMRAVGVPVERVFLIGGGAQSEAVRRIIPSIMGVDVQVPTPGEYVADGAARQAAWVLSGSDTPPAWSASSGAEVMTGEPTPVVREQYAAARELTVDRPA, from the coding sequence ATGACGCTCGTGGCAGGTGTGGACTCGTCCACGCAGTCGTGCAAGGTGGTGGTGCGGGACGCGCAGACGGGCGCGCTCGTGCGGCAGGGCCGCGCGAAGCACCCTGACGGCACCGAGGTCCACCCGCACCACTGGTGGGACGCCCTGCAGGCGGCCATCGCGGACGCGGGCGGGCTCGACGACGTCGAGGCGATCAGCGTCGGCGGGCAGCAGCACGGCATGGTCGTGCTCGACGCCGACGGCGAGGTGATCCGCGAGGCGCTGCTGTGGAACGACACGCGCTCGGCGCAGGCCGCCGTGGACCTCATCACCGAGCTCGGCGACGGTGACGTCGTCGCCGGCGCGCAGGCGTGGGCGTCGGCGATCGGCTCCGTGCCCGTCGCGTCGCTCACCGTCACCAAGCTGCGCTGGCTGCGCGACACGGAGCCGGCCAACGCCGCGCGCGTCGCCGCCGTCGCGCTCCCCCACGACTGGCTGACCTGGAAGCTCGCGGGCGGCATGGCCGAGGTCGGTCTCGACGGGCTCGTCACGGACCGGTCCGACGCGTCCGGCACCGGGTACTGGTCGCCGTTCACCGAGGACTACCGCACCGACCTGCTCGAGCTCGCGCTCGGCAGCGTGCCGCGCCTGCCGCGCGTGCTCGCCGCGAACGAGGCCGGACCCGTCGCGCCGGCGTTCGCACTCAAGCCCGTGCTGGGGCCGGGTGCCGGTGACAACGCCGCGGCCGCGCTCGCGCTCGGCCTGCTGCCCGGGGACGTCGCGGTGTCGCTCGGCACGTCGGGCGTGGTGTCCGCCATCGCGTCCGCGCCGATCGCCGACGGCACCGGGCTCGTCACCGGGTTCGCCGACGCGACCGGGTCCTACCTGCCGCTCGCGGTCACGCTCAACGCCTCGCGCGTGCTCGACACGGCCTGCCGGATGCTCGGCGTCGACCACCCGGCGCTGTCAGAGCTCGCGCTGTCGGCCCCCGCGGGTGCCGACGGCCTCGTGCACATCCCGTACCTCGAGGGTGAGCGCACCCCCAACAAGCCGCTGTCCACCGGGGCCCTGCACGGCATGCGCATGGCGAACACGACGCCCGCGCACGTCGCGCGTGCCGCCGTCGAGGGCATGCTCTGCTCGCTCGCCGACGGCATCGACGCGATGCGCGCCGTGGGCGTGCCGGTCGAGCGCGTCTTCCTGATCGGTGGCGGGGCGCAGTCCGAGGCCGTGCGCCGCATCATCCCGTCGATCATGGGGGTCGACGTGCAGGTGCCGACGCCCGGTGAGTACGTCGCCGACGGCGCCGCACGCCAGGCCGCCTGGGTGCTCTCCGGCTCCGACACACCGCCGGCGTGGTCGGCGTCCTCGGGTGCCGAGGTCATGACGGGCGAGCCGACGCCGGTCGTCCGCGAGCAGTACGCGGCCGCCCGCGAGCTCACGGTCGACCGCCCGGCCTGA
- the xylA gene encoding xylose isomerase produces MVRKPTPEDKFSFGLWTVGWNAQDPFGAATRPWLDPVESVHKLAELGASHVTFHDDDVIPFGSSDAEREKVLDRFRGALTETGITVEMVTTNTFTHPVFKDGAFTSNDRRVRRYALRKILRNVDLAASLDADTFVMWGGREGAEYDSAKDLNAAHQAYADGIDTVAAYIKEKGYGLRIAIEPKPNEPRGDILLPTIGHALGLIAKLEHGDIVGLNPETGHEQMAGLNYTTGLAQALWAEKLFHIDLNGQRGIKYDQDLVFGHGDLFSAFATVDLVENGFPSGGPKYDGPVHFDYKPSRTEDFDGVWASAAANMSTYILLKERAQAFRADPEVQEAMEAAGVFELAKPTLNEGETMADFLADRSAFEDFDVEEVAKRGFGFVHLNQLAVEHAMGARG; encoded by the coding sequence ATGGTTCGCAAGCCCACCCCTGAAGACAAGTTCTCCTTCGGTCTCTGGACCGTCGGCTGGAACGCGCAGGACCCGTTCGGCGCTGCTACGCGCCCGTGGCTCGACCCGGTCGAGTCCGTGCACAAGCTCGCCGAGCTCGGCGCGTCGCACGTGACCTTCCACGACGACGACGTCATCCCGTTCGGCTCCTCGGACGCCGAGCGCGAGAAGGTCCTCGACCGCTTCCGCGGCGCGCTGACCGAGACCGGCATCACGGTCGAGATGGTCACGACCAACACGTTCACGCACCCCGTCTTCAAGGACGGCGCGTTCACGTCGAACGACCGCCGCGTGCGCCGCTACGCGCTGCGCAAGATCCTGCGCAACGTCGACCTGGCCGCGTCCCTCGACGCCGACACGTTCGTCATGTGGGGCGGCCGCGAGGGCGCCGAGTACGACAGCGCCAAGGACCTGAACGCCGCGCACCAGGCGTACGCCGACGGCATCGACACCGTCGCCGCGTACATCAAGGAGAAGGGCTACGGCCTGCGCATCGCGATCGAGCCCAAGCCCAACGAGCCCCGCGGCGACATCCTGCTCCCGACGATCGGGCACGCGCTCGGCCTCATCGCCAAGCTCGAGCACGGCGACATCGTCGGCCTGAACCCGGAGACGGGCCACGAGCAGATGGCCGGCCTGAACTACACGACGGGCCTCGCGCAGGCGCTGTGGGCCGAGAAGCTGTTCCACATCGACCTCAACGGCCAGCGCGGCATCAAGTACGACCAGGACCTGGTCTTCGGCCACGGCGACCTGTTCTCCGCGTTCGCGACGGTCGACCTCGTCGAGAACGGCTTCCCCAGCGGCGGCCCCAAGTACGACGGCCCGGTGCACTTCGACTACAAGCCCTCGCGCACCGAGGACTTCGACGGCGTGTGGGCCTCGGCCGCCGCCAACATGTCGACGTACATCCTGCTCAAGGAGCGGGCGCAGGCGTTCCGCGCCGACCCCGAGGTCCAGGAGGCCATGGAGGCCGCCGGTGTCTTCGAGCTGGCCAAGCCCACGCTGAACGAGGGCGAGACCATGGCCGACTTCCTGGCCGACCGGTCCGCGTTCGAGGACTTCGACGTCGAGGAGGTCGCCAAGCGCGGCTTCGGCTTCGTGCACCTCAACCAGCTCGCGGTCGAGCACGCCATGGGCGCGCGCGGCTGA
- a CDS encoding ROK family transcriptional regulator, translating into MPRVDDQTGDTAPDVVTPIAADAATAVAEQPRTREGRAAERVPDPSRAARQAQMRAHNLSVSLAQVVDATVPPSRAQIAAATGLARGTVTGLVDVLIESGLVRELDPVAVARAGRPAVPLAPARGRVAGVGMEVNVDYLGLRAVDLAGGVLVEIVEDVDLRDSDPDVVLDRLATLVSPVLASLAADGVRVAGTALALPGLVDRITGPLRYAPHLGWRDVDVVARLVAHPVLADLPPRLANEANLAARAEAHARRGSLAPSFLYVSGEVGVGGALVLDGEIFLGRHGWSGEIGHVVVDGGPGGTRPVSLEQHAGQDAIARAAGLAEGAPFADVVAAVAAGDARALEAVRGAARWLGLAVATVANVVDVSEVVLGGTFGLVFDEVHDAVRDALADRVIFADWSAPTVSRAAAGDYPAMTGGALAVLRTVVADPTPWLTPTP; encoded by the coding sequence ATGCCGAGGGTGGACGACCAGACGGGCGACACCGCCCCGGACGTCGTGACCCCGATCGCCGCGGACGCGGCGACCGCCGTGGCCGAGCAGCCGCGCACCCGCGAGGGGCGCGCCGCAGAGCGCGTCCCCGACCCGTCGCGTGCCGCCCGGCAGGCCCAGATGCGCGCGCACAACCTCTCGGTCTCGCTCGCCCAGGTCGTCGACGCCACCGTCCCACCCTCGCGTGCGCAGATCGCCGCCGCCACCGGGCTGGCGCGCGGGACGGTCACCGGCCTGGTCGACGTCCTCATCGAGTCCGGCCTGGTCCGCGAGCTCGACCCCGTGGCCGTCGCCCGCGCCGGGCGTCCCGCGGTGCCGCTCGCGCCGGCGCGCGGCCGCGTCGCCGGCGTCGGCATGGAGGTCAACGTCGACTACCTGGGCCTGCGCGCCGTCGACCTCGCAGGCGGCGTCCTCGTCGAGATCGTGGAGGACGTCGACCTGCGCGACAGCGACCCCGACGTCGTCCTCGACCGGCTCGCCACGCTCGTCTCCCCGGTCCTCGCCTCGCTCGCCGCCGACGGCGTGCGCGTGGCGGGCACCGCCCTGGCGCTGCCCGGCCTCGTCGACCGCATCACCGGCCCCCTGCGGTACGCACCGCACCTCGGGTGGCGCGACGTCGACGTCGTCGCCCGGCTCGTCGCGCACCCCGTCCTCGCGGACCTGCCGCCGCGCCTGGCCAACGAGGCGAACCTCGCCGCCCGCGCCGAGGCGCACGCGCGCCGCGGCAGCCTCGCGCCGTCGTTCCTGTACGTGTCCGGCGAGGTCGGCGTCGGTGGCGCGCTGGTGCTCGACGGCGAGATCTTCCTCGGTCGGCACGGCTGGAGCGGGGAGATCGGCCACGTCGTCGTCGACGGCGGACCGGGCGGCACGCGCCCCGTCTCCCTCGAGCAGCACGCCGGGCAGGACGCCATCGCGCGCGCGGCGGGCCTCGCGGAGGGCGCGCCGTTCGCGGACGTCGTCGCGGCCGTGGCCGCCGGGGACGCCCGCGCGCTCGAGGCGGTGCGCGGCGCGGCACGCTGGCTCGGCCTCGCGGTCGCGACCGTCGCCAACGTCGTCGACGTCAGCGAGGTCGTGCTCGGCGGGACGTTCGGGCTCGTGTTCGACGAGGTGCACGACGCGGTCCGCGACGCCCTCGCCGACCGCGTGATCTTCGCGGACTGGTCGGCGCCGACGGTCAGCCGAGCAGCCGCGGGGGACTACCCGGCGATGACCGGCGGCGCCCTTGCGGTCCTGCGCACCGTCGTCGCCGACCCCACCCCCTGGCTCACCCCCACCCCCTGA
- a CDS encoding lactonase family protein: MSATTPLWIGTFPHAGIGTPAGLGEGVWQVDLDAATGALGEPRLVVETPAPTYLATHPGGRWLYAVGESAPGSVTAFEVGDDGGLTARATVASGGTSPCHLLVVEDTLYVANYIDGVLGVVPLTADGAFTPDVVASGLPAQEFAHAGTGPDADRQEGPHAHFVALTPDGRHVLVADLGTDELRRYARAADGSLTPDGVAARLAPGTGPRHVAFAADGAHLYVVGELDASVHVLLWDAATATGTDVQRVAAVPAEESADGVRRSPSHVLLDGDRLLLGVRALGLQGPDAVSVLDVHADGSLGAARPQALSGPTPRHLAVVHGWTVVALQDAHAVVVHDAHGTQASRVDLRSPACVVPVVVR, encoded by the coding sequence GTGAGCGCGACGACACCCCTGTGGATCGGCACCTTCCCGCACGCCGGCATCGGCACCCCGGCCGGTCTCGGCGAGGGGGTGTGGCAGGTGGACCTCGACGCGGCGACGGGCGCGCTCGGCGAGCCGCGGCTCGTCGTCGAGACGCCCGCGCCGACGTATCTCGCGACGCACCCCGGGGGGCGCTGGCTGTACGCCGTGGGGGAGAGCGCACCGGGCAGCGTGACCGCGTTCGAGGTCGGTGACGACGGTGGGCTCACGGCGCGGGCCACCGTCGCGTCGGGCGGGACGTCCCCGTGCCACCTCCTGGTCGTCGAGGACACGCTGTACGTCGCGAACTACATCGACGGCGTCCTCGGCGTCGTGCCGCTGACGGCGGACGGTGCGTTCACGCCCGACGTGGTCGCGTCCGGGCTGCCCGCGCAGGAGTTCGCGCACGCCGGCACCGGCCCCGACGCGGACCGTCAGGAGGGCCCCCACGCGCACTTCGTCGCCCTGACGCCGGACGGGCGGCACGTCCTCGTCGCGGACCTCGGGACCGACGAGCTGCGCCGGTACGCGCGCGCCGCCGACGGGTCGCTCACGCCCGACGGCGTCGCCGCGCGGCTGGCGCCCGGGACGGGTCCGCGGCACGTCGCGTTCGCGGCCGACGGTGCGCACCTGTACGTCGTGGGTGAGCTCGACGCGAGCGTCCACGTCCTGCTGTGGGACGCGGCCACGGCGACCGGGACCGACGTGCAGCGGGTCGCGGCCGTCCCGGCGGAGGAGTCCGCGGACGGTGTGCGCCGCTCGCCGTCGCACGTCCTGCTGGACGGCGACCGGCTGCTGCTCGGTGTCCGCGCGCTGGGCCTGCAGGGCCCCGACGCCGTGAGCGTGCTCGACGTGCACGCCGACGGCTCCCTGGGCGCCGCTCGTCCCCAGGCGCTGTCCGGACCGACGCCCCGCCACCTCGCGGTCGTGCACGGCTGGACGGTCGTCGCGCTGCAGGACGCCCACGCCGTCGTCGTGCACGACGCCCACGGCACGCAGGCGTCGAGGGTCGACCTGCGCTCACCGGCCTGCGTCGTGCCGGTCGTCGTGCGCTGA
- a CDS encoding TetR/AcrR family transcriptional regulator: MSPSARSPRRTTPRVTREQWIDAAATAFHADGLAAVRVEAVARTLGVTKGSFYWHFDDRRALVDAVVARWETEQTEDVIARTGAEGTPADRLAALFTDVAASAPGRGGERRLYLQAADEGVQDAVRRVTARRIDHVAALLVEHGLPAEVAHPRAVVSLASAVGADQLTDALPAGTDRRTLVAAALQMALAPPGPR, from the coding sequence GTGTCGCCGTCAGCCCGCTCGCCCCGCCGCACCACCCCCCGCGTCACCCGGGAGCAGTGGATCGACGCCGCAGCGACCGCGTTCCACGCCGACGGCCTCGCCGCGGTGCGCGTCGAGGCCGTGGCCCGCACGCTCGGCGTCACCAAGGGCTCCTTCTACTGGCACTTCGACGACCGCCGCGCCCTGGTCGACGCCGTCGTCGCCCGCTGGGAGACCGAGCAGACCGAGGACGTCATCGCGCGCACCGGCGCCGAGGGGACCCCGGCCGACCGCCTCGCCGCGCTGTTCACCGACGTCGCCGCGAGCGCGCCCGGACGCGGCGGCGAGCGACGCCTCTACCTCCAGGCCGCCGACGAGGGCGTCCAGGACGCCGTGCGCCGCGTCACCGCGCGCCGCATCGACCACGTCGCCGCGCTGCTCGTCGAGCACGGCCTCCCCGCGGAGGTGGCCCACCCCCGCGCCGTCGTCTCGCTCGCGTCGGCCGTCGGCGCCGACCAGCTCACCGACGCCCTGCCGGCGGGCACGGACCGTCGCACGCTCGTCGCGGCCGCGCTGCAGATGGCTCTCGCACCACCGGGCCCGCGCTGA
- a CDS encoding DUF2867 domain-containing protein, which yields MTAAPSFVSLALRDLPRPDFCDVTVVPLPADAATDPAAWALAVFDVARGPRWVAALMGVRQAAVRLLGLTPAPRDTFAVREVQGEEALLAFDDRHLDFRVGVGVDTERHLLRVVTAVRLHGWRGRVYFAPVRLAHPVVTEAMMRSAVRRRAARGEE from the coding sequence TTGACCGCCGCACCCTCGTTCGTCTCCCTCGCCCTGCGCGACCTGCCGCGCCCGGACTTCTGCGACGTCACGGTCGTCCCCCTGCCGGCCGACGCCGCCACCGACCCCGCCGCGTGGGCGCTCGCGGTGTTCGACGTCGCCCGCGGACCGCGGTGGGTCGCCGCGCTCATGGGCGTCCGGCAGGCTGCCGTGCGGCTCCTCGGCCTGACGCCGGCGCCGCGCGACACGTTCGCCGTGCGCGAGGTCCAGGGGGAGGAGGCGCTGCTCGCGTTCGACGACCGCCACCTCGACTTCCGCGTCGGCGTCGGTGTCGACACCGAGCGGCACCTGCTGCGGGTCGTCACGGCCGTCCGCCTGCACGGCTGGCGCGGCCGGGTCTACTTCGCCCCCGTCCGCCTCGCGCACCCCGTGGTCACGGAGGCGATGATGCGATCGGCCGTGCGTCGACGCGCGGCACGAGGTGAGGAGTAG
- a CDS encoding glycosyltransferase: MTTDRAPRIAMLSVHTSPLDQPGTGDAGGMNVYVLELAHALAARGARVEVFTRATRSDAPETVVLDGADVDGRPLSAADARDVLLAEDVPPGVTPPVLVHHVPAGPFEALEKNDLPGILCGMAAGVLRSEAARRPGWYDVVHSHYWLSGQVGAIAAQRWEVPLVHTAHTLAKVKNASLGPGDTAEPGVRVVGEEQVVAEADALVASTPVEARELVELYGADPARVHVVEPGVDLDRFRPGGPGAQDDARRRLGLPTDRPVVLFAGRVQPLKAPDVLVRAIGALRASGRPVPLLVVLGGPSGRPTAVRELRALAVTLGVDDDVVVRPPAPRDELVTWYRAADLVAMPSRSESFGLVAVEAQASGTPVLAAAVGGLRTVVDDEVSGRLVRGHDPEVWADEIADALADAPRRARWSVAARQVAERYAWSTAADQVLKVYAIAAEPTR, translated from the coding sequence GTGACCACCGATCGAGCACCCCGCATCGCCATGCTCTCGGTGCACACGTCCCCCCTCGACCAGCCCGGCACCGGCGACGCCGGTGGCATGAACGTGTACGTCCTGGAGCTGGCGCACGCGCTCGCGGCCCGCGGCGCCCGCGTCGAGGTCTTCACACGCGCGACGCGGTCCGACGCCCCGGAGACGGTCGTGCTCGACGGCGCCGACGTCGACGGGCGCCCGCTGTCGGCCGCCGACGCGCGCGACGTCCTGCTCGCCGAGGACGTGCCCCCCGGCGTGACCCCGCCCGTGCTCGTCCACCACGTGCCCGCCGGGCCGTTCGAGGCGCTCGAGAAGAACGACCTGCCCGGCATCCTGTGCGGCATGGCGGCCGGCGTGCTGCGCTCCGAGGCCGCACGTCGCCCCGGCTGGTACGACGTCGTGCACTCGCACTACTGGCTGTCCGGCCAGGTCGGTGCGATCGCGGCGCAGCGGTGGGAGGTGCCGCTGGTGCACACGGCCCACACGCTCGCGAAGGTCAAGAACGCCAGCCTGGGCCCCGGCGACACGGCCGAGCCGGGCGTGCGCGTCGTCGGCGAGGAGCAGGTCGTCGCCGAGGCCGACGCGCTCGTCGCGTCCACACCGGTCGAGGCGCGGGAGCTCGTCGAGCTGTACGGCGCCGACCCCGCACGCGTGCACGTCGTCGAGCCCGGCGTGGACCTCGACCGCTTCCGTCCCGGTGGCCCCGGCGCGCAGGACGACGCACGACGGCGGCTCGGCCTGCCGACCGACCGGCCCGTCGTGCTGTTCGCGGGGCGCGTCCAGCCGCTGAAGGCCCCGGACGTCCTCGTGCGCGCCATCGGGGCGCTGCGCGCGAGCGGGCGCCCGGTCCCGCTGCTCGTGGTGCTCGGCGGCCCGTCGGGGCGGCCGACGGCGGTGCGCGAGCTGCGCGCGCTGGCGGTGACGCTCGGCGTCGACGACGACGTGGTCGTGCGCCCCCCGGCGCCGCGCGACGAGCTCGTGACGTGGTACCGCGCGGCCGACCTCGTGGCGATGCCGTCGCGCTCGGAGTCCTTCGGGCTCGTCGCGGTCGAGGCGCAGGCCAGCGGGACGCCGGTGCTGGCCGCGGCCGTCGGCGGGTTGCGCACCGTCGTCGACGACGAGGTCTCCGGACGCCTCGTGCGCGGCCACGACCCCGAGGTGTGGGCCGACGAGATCGCCGACGCCCTCGCCGACGCCCCGCGCCGCGCCCGCTGGTCCGTCGCCGCGCGCCAGGTCGCCGAGCGCTACGCCTGGTCGACCGCCGCCGACCAGGTCCTCAAGGTCTACGCGATCGCGGCAGAACCCACCCGCTGA
- a CDS encoding phosphoglyceromutase, with amino-acid sequence MTYTLVLLRHGESEWNAKNLFTGWVDVPLTDKGIEEARRGGTLMTDAGVFPDVVHTSLLRRAITTANLALDAADRHWIPVKRSWQLNERHYGALQGKNKKQTLEEYGEEQFMLWRRSYDVPPPEIELGSEFSQDTDPRYAGEPIPRTEALAQVLVRALPYWDAEIVPDLQAGKTVLVAAHGNSIRALVKHLDDVDEQTIAGINIPTGIPLLYELDEQTLKPVKPGGTYLDPEAAKAAIAAVANQGR; translated from the coding sequence ATGACCTACACCCTCGTGCTGCTCCGCCACGGCGAGAGCGAGTGGAACGCCAAGAACCTGTTCACCGGCTGGGTCGACGTGCCCCTGACCGACAAGGGCATCGAGGAGGCCAGGCGCGGCGGCACCCTGATGACGGACGCGGGCGTGTTCCCCGACGTCGTGCACACGTCGCTGCTGCGCCGCGCGATCACGACCGCCAACCTCGCGCTCGACGCCGCGGACCGCCACTGGATCCCCGTGAAGCGCTCCTGGCAGCTCAACGAGCGTCACTACGGCGCGCTGCAGGGCAAGAACAAGAAGCAGACGCTCGAGGAGTACGGCGAGGAGCAGTTCATGCTCTGGCGCCGCTCGTACGACGTCCCGCCGCCGGAGATCGAGCTCGGCTCCGAGTTCTCGCAGGACACCGACCCGCGCTACGCCGGCGAGCCGATCCCGCGTACCGAGGCCCTCGCGCAGGTCCTGGTCCGCGCGCTGCCGTACTGGGACGCGGAGATCGTGCCGGACCTGCAGGCCGGCAAGACCGTCCTGGTCGCCGCGCACGGCAACTCGATCCGTGCGCTGGTCAAGCACCTCGACGACGTCGACGAGCAGACCATCGCCGGCATCAACATCCCCACGGGCATCCCGCTGCTCTACGAGCTGGACGAGCAGACGCTCAAGCCCGTCAAGCCCGGCGGCACGTACCTCGACCCCGAGGCCGCGAAGGCGGCCATCGCGGCCGTGGCGAACCAGGGTCGCTGA
- the phoU gene encoding phosphate signaling complex protein PhoU, giving the protein MRDIFEAELTQLGEDLVAMSGRVEQAISSAGIALLTADLQLAESVIADDLAIDALERDLDDRCVRLLAQQQPVATDLRIVVSALRMSASLERMGDLARHVAQVARARYPRTAVPVGTEATFTQMQDAAVRVARRVTTLLGTRDMALAESIQQDDDLLDELHSDTFSAMLSGPWDRSPQETIDVTLLGRYYERFGDHGVSVARRMVYLVTGDPTQTMDPAVVRGG; this is encoded by the coding sequence ATGCGGGACATCTTCGAGGCCGAGCTCACGCAGCTCGGCGAGGACCTGGTGGCCATGAGCGGCCGGGTCGAGCAAGCCATCAGCAGCGCAGGAATCGCGCTGCTCACCGCCGACCTCCAGCTTGCCGAGTCCGTGATTGCCGACGACCTCGCCATCGACGCGCTCGAGCGGGACCTCGACGACCGGTGCGTGCGCCTCCTCGCGCAGCAGCAGCCGGTCGCCACGGACCTGCGGATCGTCGTGTCGGCGCTGCGCATGAGCGCGTCGCTGGAACGGATGGGCGACCTCGCCCGGCACGTCGCCCAGGTGGCACGTGCCCGTTACCCCCGCACCGCCGTCCCGGTGGGCACCGAGGCGACCTTCACCCAGATGCAGGACGCGGCCGTGCGGGTCGCGCGCCGTGTCACGACCCTGCTCGGCACGCGCGACATGGCGCTCGCCGAGTCCATCCAGCAGGACGACGACCTGCTCGACGAGCTGCACTCCGACACGTTCAGCGCGATGCTGTCCGGGCCGTGGGACCGCAGCCCGCAGGAGACGATCGACGTCACGCTGCTCGGCCGGTACTACGAGCGCTTCGGCGACCACGGGGTATCCGTGGCTCGGCGCATGGTCTACCTGGTGACGGGCGACCCGACCCAGACGATGGACCCCGCCGTGGTGCGGGGCGGCTGA